From Streptomyces sp. NBC_00775, one genomic window encodes:
- a CDS encoding FG-GAP-like repeat-containing protein, protein MGRNALGRGRLATAVAVVALAVTGGGALPLVAAGTAAASASASDLKPWQGGNEVTSTTDDTKTQDVAIAGDGTAVTIWNQGDLQNTTARKLYAAVRKPGSGVTFGAPHELAATPTKAAEAKLLTTADGNVTALWTEAVDGTSTAANRLVSAVYDADQGSWREPVEVVSAADQAGYLHEIDLAEGPDGSVTAVWTGRMGGSADDVEISAAVRAADGTWSAPSQVSTRSADAAEAVYAPSVAVDTAGVTTVAFSQYKAGASVRTYTRAPGSTEWTASTDFADGDAAQLAAADDGSLKLVYNKGGTKLYYAEHPGGTTEWSTPELAGVAEGGVGTPEPLVEPDGDVTLVWTAWRSMYSPGTFTATRTDGTWSARQALSGTTGSVSDLPADASIAPDGTVRAVWSESGKPYTATRVDDTWSTAEPLDTTTKGDVYAQVAAGADDTATAVWSAFTDTDNDGTADRWKTYGGLTAWPALGLTSSTIPTTAALKGTTSSSTAWAPTWKLNRPAVSWSLTLTDAAGKVVRTLTGTPADRTVAPAWNGRTTSGGYASNGTLRWKLSATAEEGGTAVQLDSGTLTVTGGAAVARDFGGSDGTPDGNGDLLTMNSTGTLTYQLGKPATGTYLGKTSGSGWEPTVKAVPFGDLNGDRCNDVLVRMTDGSLRGYKPACGKPLTPSTSYTKLGTGWSAYNVLTSPGDVTGDGRADLIARNSSTGAVYLYKGTSSGTLSARVKLYSDWSGYKKIVGVGDLNGDGIGDLLAQDKSNNLYRYTGTGSGTFKARVKLFSNWGGSYNTVVGVGDLTGDGKADLVSRDSSGNVWRNKGTGTGSFGSRTQIASGWGSYKSLS, encoded by the coding sequence GTGGGCCGTAACGCCCTGGGCCGTGGCCGGCTGGCCACGGCCGTCGCCGTCGTAGCGCTCGCCGTCACCGGGGGAGGTGCCCTGCCGCTGGTCGCGGCGGGGACGGCAGCCGCATCCGCATCCGCATCCGATCTCAAGCCCTGGCAGGGCGGGAACGAAGTCACCAGCACGACCGACGACACGAAGACGCAGGACGTCGCCATCGCCGGTGACGGCACCGCCGTCACGATCTGGAACCAGGGGGACCTCCAGAACACGACGGCCCGGAAGCTGTACGCCGCCGTACGCAAGCCCGGCAGCGGCGTCACCTTCGGCGCACCGCACGAGCTCGCCGCCACACCGACCAAGGCCGCCGAGGCCAAGCTGCTGACCACCGCGGACGGCAACGTCACCGCACTGTGGACCGAGGCCGTGGACGGCACCTCGACGGCGGCGAACCGGCTCGTCAGCGCCGTCTACGACGCCGACCAGGGCTCGTGGCGGGAGCCGGTCGAGGTCGTCTCGGCCGCCGACCAGGCCGGCTACCTGCACGAGATCGACCTGGCCGAGGGCCCGGACGGTTCGGTCACCGCGGTGTGGACCGGGCGTATGGGGGGCAGCGCGGACGACGTGGAGATCAGCGCGGCCGTCCGCGCGGCCGACGGCACCTGGTCCGCCCCGTCCCAGGTCAGCACCCGCTCGGCGGACGCGGCCGAGGCCGTCTACGCGCCGTCCGTCGCGGTCGACACGGCCGGCGTCACCACCGTCGCCTTCTCCCAGTACAAGGCCGGCGCCTCGGTCCGTACGTACACCAGGGCTCCCGGCAGCACGGAGTGGACCGCGTCCACCGACTTCGCCGACGGCGACGCGGCCCAGCTCGCCGCGGCCGACGACGGTTCGCTCAAGCTCGTGTACAACAAGGGCGGCACCAAGCTGTACTACGCCGAGCACCCCGGCGGCACCACCGAGTGGAGCACCCCCGAGCTGGCGGGCGTCGCCGAGGGCGGCGTGGGCACCCCGGAGCCGCTCGTCGAACCTGACGGCGACGTCACCCTCGTATGGACCGCCTGGCGGTCGATGTACTCGCCCGGCACGTTCACCGCGACCCGCACCGACGGCACCTGGTCGGCCAGACAGGCGCTGTCGGGCACGACGGGGTCAGTGTCCGACCTGCCCGCCGACGCCTCGATCGCCCCGGACGGCACCGTGCGCGCCGTGTGGAGCGAGAGCGGCAAGCCGTACACCGCCACCCGCGTCGACGACACCTGGAGCACGGCCGAGCCGCTCGACACCACCACCAAGGGCGATGTGTACGCCCAGGTCGCCGCCGGAGCCGACGACACGGCCACCGCCGTATGGTCCGCGTTCACCGACACGGACAACGACGGCACGGCCGACCGCTGGAAGACGTACGGCGGCCTCACCGCCTGGCCCGCCCTGGGCCTCACCAGCTCGACCATCCCCACCACGGCCGCCCTGAAGGGCACCACCTCCTCCAGCACCGCCTGGGCCCCCACCTGGAAGCTCAACCGCCCGGCCGTCTCCTGGAGCCTGACGCTCACGGACGCGGCGGGCAAAGTCGTCCGTACGCTGACGGGCACGCCGGCCGACCGCACGGTCGCCCCCGCCTGGAACGGCCGTACGACATCCGGCGGTTACGCCTCCAACGGCACCCTCCGCTGGAAGCTCTCCGCCACCGCCGAGGAGGGCGGCACCGCCGTCCAGCTCGACTCGGGCACGCTCACCGTCACCGGCGGCGCGGCCGTCGCCCGTGACTTCGGCGGCAGCGACGGGACCCCCGACGGCAACGGCGACCTGCTGACGATGAACTCCACCGGCACGTTGACCTACCAGCTCGGCAAGCCCGCGACGGGCACCTATCTGGGGAAGACCAGCGGCAGCGGCTGGGAACCGACCGTGAAGGCGGTGCCTTTCGGCGACCTGAACGGCGACCGCTGCAACGACGTGCTCGTGCGGATGACGGACGGTTCGCTGCGCGGCTACAAGCCGGCGTGCGGGAAGCCGCTGACCCCCTCGACGTCGTACACGAAGCTGGGTACGGGCTGGTCGGCGTACAACGTCCTCACCTCGCCCGGCGACGTGACGGGCGACGGCCGCGCGGACCTGATCGCCCGCAACTCCTCCACGGGTGCCGTCTACCTCTACAAGGGCACCAGCTCCGGCACGCTCTCGGCGCGCGTGAAGCTGTACTCCGACTGGTCCGGCTACAAGAAGATCGTCGGCGTCGGCGACCTGAACGGCGACGGCATCGGCGACCTGCTCGCCCAGGACAAGTCCAACAACCTGTACCGCTACACCGGCACGGGCTCCGGCACCTTCAAGGCCCGCGTGAAGCTCTTCAGCAACTGGGGCGGCTCGTACAACACGGTCGTCGGCGTGGGCGACCTGACCGGCGACGGCAAGGCGGACCTGGTCTCGCGCGACAGCTCGGGCAACGTGTGGCGCAACAAGGGCACCGGCACCGGTTCCTTCGGCAGCCGAACGCAGATCGCTTCGGGCTGGGGGAGCTACAAGTCCCTTTCCTGA
- a CDS encoding TRADD-N-associated membrane domain-containing protein yields the protein MAIGRDVQVVVTGDNATIHTNSPQAGPGNAAESLASQRQRLFFDSFRQALHQSETTFRLSVYFMAGGAAVILAAAVLALVHAGNPDLSYMPLVTGLTGVLITAGGGALAVHANRARDHLKERAVMLDAQIEEDHMLERASDFIDRVENTDLKDRLNSASALRALGIEPPPEMLADRVLPPNDNPRELDPGADTP from the coding sequence GTGGCAATCGGCCGCGATGTCCAGGTGGTGGTGACCGGCGACAACGCCACGATCCACACCAACTCACCGCAGGCCGGCCCGGGCAACGCGGCCGAGAGCCTCGCCTCTCAGCGGCAACGACTGTTCTTCGACTCCTTCCGGCAGGCCCTGCACCAGTCCGAGACCACGTTCCGCCTCAGCGTGTATTTCATGGCCGGGGGCGCGGCCGTCATCCTGGCGGCCGCCGTCCTGGCACTGGTCCACGCGGGCAACCCCGACCTCAGCTACATGCCTCTCGTGACGGGCCTGACAGGCGTCCTCATCACGGCGGGCGGTGGCGCACTGGCGGTCCACGCCAACCGGGCACGGGACCACCTCAAGGAGCGGGCCGTCATGCTCGACGCGCAGATCGAGGAGGACCACATGCTCGAACGGGCGAGCGACTTCATCGACCGGGTCGAGAACACGGACCTCAAGGACCGCCTCAACTCCGCGAGCGCGCTGCGGGCCCTGGGCATCGAACCGCCCCCCGAGATGCTGGCCGACCGCGTACTCCCGCCCAACGACAACCCCCGTGAGCTCGACCCCGGGGCCGACACGCCGTGA
- a CDS encoding pectate lyase family protein, which yields MASPSHRRSLRTRRTVLVCAAAVAATGLGAVAFVMNANAGAVDLAHQALPAKDGWAASGSGTTGGSQADSAHVFTVSTRAQLVKALGSSSNTAAKIIQIKGTIDANTDDSGKKLSCADYSSGTGYSLDAYLKAYDPSTYGRSKLPSGTQETARAAAQAKQAKSVVFKVPANTTIVGVPGTKAGITGGSLQVKDVDNVIIRNLTFAATEDCFPQWDPTDGDTGNWNSAYDAVTLRTATHVWADHNTFTDAPDFDSANKKYYGREYQIHDGDLDITKGSDLVTVERNQFTNHDKTMLIGSSDTDSTGKLHVSIHHNVWKGIVQRAPLARIGQVHIYNNYFDTTTVNGYAPLYTINSRAKAQVVAEDNYWKVPASGKVAKLLSGDGTGSVAGSGNLVNGTATDLVAAYNAASSKKLKTTVNWTPSLTAGLQTSAKNLPTELATTTGAGVLTK from the coding sequence GTGGCATCCCCCTCGCACCGCCGGTCCCTCCGCACCCGCCGCACCGTCCTGGTCTGCGCCGCCGCCGTCGCGGCCACCGGGCTCGGCGCTGTCGCCTTTGTGATGAACGCGAACGCCGGTGCCGTCGATCTGGCCCATCAGGCGCTGCCCGCCAAGGACGGCTGGGCGGCCTCCGGTTCCGGGACGACCGGTGGCTCGCAGGCCGACTCGGCGCATGTCTTCACCGTCAGCACCCGGGCGCAGCTGGTGAAGGCGCTGGGCTCCAGCAGCAACACGGCCGCGAAGATCATTCAGATCAAGGGCACGATCGACGCCAACACGGACGACTCGGGGAAGAAGCTGAGCTGCGCCGACTACTCCTCGGGTACCGGGTACTCGCTGGACGCCTACCTCAAGGCGTACGACCCGTCGACGTACGGCCGTTCCAAGCTGCCCTCGGGTACGCAGGAGACCGCCCGCGCCGCCGCGCAGGCCAAGCAGGCGAAGAGCGTGGTCTTCAAGGTGCCGGCCAACACCACCATCGTGGGCGTGCCGGGCACCAAGGCCGGGATCACCGGCGGCAGCCTCCAGGTGAAGGACGTGGACAACGTCATCATCCGCAACCTCACCTTCGCCGCCACCGAGGACTGCTTCCCGCAGTGGGACCCGACCGACGGTGACACCGGCAACTGGAACTCCGCGTACGACGCCGTCACGCTGCGCACGGCCACCCATGTGTGGGCCGACCACAACACGTTCACCGACGCGCCGGACTTCGACAGCGCCAACAAGAAGTACTACGGCCGCGAGTACCAGATCCACGACGGTGACCTCGACATCACCAAGGGCTCGGACCTGGTGACCGTCGAGCGGAATCAGTTCACCAACCATGACAAGACGATGCTGATCGGCAGCAGTGACACCGACAGCACCGGCAAGCTGCATGTGTCCATCCACCACAACGTGTGGAAGGGGATCGTGCAGCGCGCTCCGCTGGCCCGTATCGGCCAGGTCCACATCTACAACAACTACTTCGACACCACGACCGTCAACGGCTACGCGCCTCTCTACACGATCAACTCGCGCGCCAAGGCCCAGGTCGTCGCCGAGGACAACTACTGGAAGGTCCCGGCCAGCGGGAAGGTCGCCAAGCTGCTGAGTGGTGACGGCACCGGCTCGGTCGCCGGCAGCGGCAACCTCGTCAACGGGACCGCGACCGACCTCGTCGCCGCGTACAACGCCGCTAGCTCGAAGAAGCTGAAGACCACGGTGAACTGGACGCCGAGCCTCACGGCCGGGCTCCAGACGTCCGCCAAGAACCTCCCGACGGAGCTGGCGACCACGACCGGTGCCGGGGTTCTTACCAAGTAG
- a CDS encoding effector-associated constant component EACC1: protein MVTVAISVSEQAEIRSLREHLRRNGHIDVEQHSGAPGPGELGIWDFLQVTAASGGVLVVAIRTLPEFIRSRRTDVSVTVKTNDREFVITAANADDALRLIDEALHG from the coding sequence ATGGTCACAGTCGCGATATCAGTGTCGGAACAGGCCGAAATCAGGTCACTGCGTGAACATCTCCGCAGAAATGGACACATCGACGTCGAACAGCACTCAGGCGCCCCGGGTCCCGGAGAACTGGGCATCTGGGACTTTCTCCAAGTGACGGCGGCGAGCGGCGGCGTACTGGTGGTCGCGATCCGGACTCTTCCCGAATTCATCCGGTCCCGTCGCACCGACGTGTCCGTGACGGTCAAGACGAACGACCGGGAATTCGTCATCACCGCCGCCAACGCCGATGACGCACTTCGCCTCATCGACGAGGCGTTGCATGGCTGA
- a CDS encoding caspase, EACC1-associated type — protein sequence MADALDGDFSRSRAVLIGTWDYTDLAAVPAAEHSLDRLQGLLTGPLCGWPEERLLPVRNERSVGDLPHTLVENFADVADVALFYYVGHGQYDLDDKLCLALGESSQKAAFRTTTSLTFDHVRHAFRVSRAATKIAILDCCFAGLAGQREGVLSGTGSLPPKPGSFLMMASGEFSTAWFQSAEEFEKPETYFTKYLVDVVERGIPGQGEGLRLGAIFDTVAGDLVRDRKPEPGCRTSDQASSFYFARNLAAGERGRDIRAEAVVALRDALVGAVVSLRLPVRCDACEGVGKIDDEECTTCHGTGEAQGHRSVSTRLHPGVLDGEIVRVPEEGWAGAGGGPPGDLLVTVHVNTDPDLARSGDDLLTTLAISHPERASGNTISLRLLDDWVGVRVPIGSEYGTVLRIPRRGAPTPEGSRGDLVVTFEATAPVTPAEDAGLMPPSPRPAPLLSPPTGNGSVTNYRWPASRVLWQWLGLLLVLALVLAPAFVVVLVRETVPGMGWLPGSAASGLILGIFAGLFPVVRRLLAWRRPPLVLSDEGVTYTRFGFISWADVAGVRPSAPGHPWVTVVPRRTTHLTTGQPNPLVLPTIMLSDLRGRPENVTESMRAHCPSLVVAPRA from the coding sequence ATGGCTGATGCGCTCGACGGCGACTTCTCCCGTTCCCGAGCGGTTCTGATCGGCACCTGGGACTACACCGATCTGGCCGCCGTACCGGCCGCGGAGCACAGCCTGGACCGACTGCAGGGGCTACTGACCGGACCACTGTGCGGATGGCCCGAGGAACGGCTGCTCCCGGTGCGCAACGAACGGTCCGTCGGGGATCTGCCGCACACGCTGGTGGAGAACTTTGCCGATGTGGCGGACGTCGCGCTCTTCTACTACGTCGGCCATGGTCAGTACGACCTCGACGACAAACTGTGCCTCGCCCTGGGCGAGTCGAGCCAGAAGGCCGCTTTCCGTACGACTACCAGCCTGACCTTCGACCACGTGCGTCATGCGTTCAGGGTCAGCAGGGCGGCCACCAAAATAGCCATCTTGGACTGCTGTTTCGCCGGGCTGGCGGGGCAACGCGAAGGTGTCCTGTCAGGCACCGGGTCGTTGCCTCCCAAACCCGGATCCTTCTTGATGATGGCGAGCGGTGAATTCTCCACCGCCTGGTTCCAGTCCGCGGAGGAGTTCGAGAAGCCGGAGACCTATTTCACCAAGTACCTGGTCGACGTCGTTGAACGCGGCATACCCGGACAGGGCGAGGGGCTGCGGCTCGGCGCGATTTTCGACACCGTCGCGGGCGATTTGGTGCGCGACCGCAAACCCGAACCGGGATGCCGCACCAGCGACCAGGCCAGCAGTTTCTACTTCGCCCGCAACCTGGCCGCGGGCGAGCGAGGCCGTGACATCCGCGCCGAGGCCGTCGTCGCGCTCCGCGATGCGCTGGTCGGCGCGGTGGTCTCGCTGCGCCTGCCCGTACGGTGCGACGCGTGCGAGGGTGTCGGAAAGATCGACGACGAGGAGTGCACCACCTGCCATGGCACGGGTGAGGCCCAGGGACATCGCTCCGTGAGCACCCGCCTGCACCCCGGCGTCCTCGACGGCGAGATCGTCCGGGTGCCGGAGGAAGGATGGGCGGGAGCCGGTGGCGGGCCGCCCGGCGACCTCCTGGTGACCGTGCACGTCAACACCGACCCCGACCTGGCGCGCTCCGGTGACGATCTCCTGACCACGTTGGCGATCAGCCACCCCGAACGGGCATCGGGCAACACGATCTCCCTTCGGCTGCTCGATGACTGGGTCGGGGTGCGCGTGCCGATCGGCAGCGAGTACGGGACCGTCCTGCGGATCCCGCGGCGTGGCGCGCCGACGCCGGAAGGCAGCCGCGGTGACCTGGTGGTCACCTTCGAAGCCACCGCTCCCGTCACTCCGGCCGAGGACGCGGGCCTGATGCCGCCCTCGCCGAGGCCCGCTCCACTCCTGTCTCCGCCGACGGGCAACGGGTCGGTGACGAACTATCGCTGGCCGGCGTCACGGGTGTTGTGGCAGTGGCTCGGACTGCTGCTGGTTCTCGCGCTCGTCCTCGCACCGGCTTTCGTCGTGGTTCTGGTGCGGGAGACAGTTCCGGGGATGGGATGGCTTCCGGGCAGTGCTGCCAGCGGGTTGATTCTGGGAATCTTCGCCGGACTCTTCCCCGTCGTCCGACGGCTGCTCGCATGGCGCCGTCCACCACTGGTGCTCTCGGACGAGGGCGTGACCTACACCCGTTTCGGCTTCATCTCCTGGGCGGACGTCGCGGGGGTGCGGCCGAGCGCGCCGGGCCACCCCTGGGTCACCGTCGTACCCCGCCGCACCACTCACCTGACGACCGGTCAACCAAACCCGCTGGTCCTGCCGACGATCATGCTGTCGGATCTGCGTGGCCGGCCGGAGAACGTCACCGAGTCGATGCGGGCGCACTGCCCCAGCCTGGTCGTCGCCCCGAGGGCATGA
- a CDS encoding DUF397 domain-containing protein yields the protein MIQWQKSSFSSGSDGASCVEIALSSGELLLREGDDPDRILPVSRESLAALLRHTRADRP from the coding sequence GTGATCCAGTGGCAGAAGTCGTCCTTCTCAAGCGGTTCGGACGGGGCTTCCTGCGTGGAAATCGCCCTGTCCAGCGGTGAGTTGCTCCTCCGCGAGGGTGACGATCCTGACCGAATACTCCCCGTCTCGCGCGAAAGTCTGGCCGCCCTCCTGCGGCACACGCGCGCGGACCGCCCGTGA
- a CDS encoding helix-turn-helix domain-containing protein, producing the protein MPRKQPTARQERLGRELRKLREAAGLTAREAAGLLGAVSVTMSQIESGVAGVSEARVRRLAAHYACTDSELIDALVEMATDRTRGWWEAYRGVLPPPFLDLAELEHHATYVDEIGTAHVTGPLQTEDYARAVFAYWRPELPESELEPRVEHRMRRKEVLARGGEAPYTAVLHEFVLRTRVADRRVARVQLDEVLQQSERPGVTVRVIPFDVDGFAGASAALLYAGGRVPALDTVQKDVPSGSALVDAAAQLQSVRTLFRKVESVSLEPAQSRDYIHRLAKEL; encoded by the coding sequence GTGCCGAGAAAACAGCCAACGGCCCGACAGGAGCGACTGGGGCGGGAGCTGCGGAAGTTGCGGGAGGCAGCCGGCCTGACGGCCAGGGAGGCGGCCGGGCTGCTCGGGGCGGTTTCGGTGACGATGAGCCAGATCGAGTCGGGGGTTGCCGGAGTCAGCGAGGCTCGGGTGCGGCGGCTGGCCGCACATTACGCCTGCACGGACAGCGAGTTGATCGATGCGCTGGTGGAGATGGCGACCGACCGTACGCGGGGATGGTGGGAGGCGTACCGGGGCGTACTGCCGCCCCCGTTCTTGGACTTGGCGGAGCTGGAGCACCACGCGACGTACGTGGATGAGATCGGTACCGCCCATGTGACCGGGCCGCTGCAAACGGAGGACTACGCGCGGGCGGTCTTCGCGTACTGGCGTCCGGAGCTTCCGGAGAGTGAGCTGGAGCCGAGAGTGGAGCACCGTATGCGTCGCAAGGAGGTTCTTGCCAGGGGCGGAGAGGCGCCGTACACGGCAGTGCTGCACGAGTTCGTGCTGCGCACGCGGGTGGCGGACAGGCGAGTGGCACGGGTTCAACTCGACGAAGTGCTCCAGCAGTCGGAACGCCCAGGCGTCACGGTGCGTGTGATTCCCTTCGACGTGGACGGTTTCGCTGGGGCGAGTGCGGCGCTGCTCTACGCGGGCGGGCGCGTGCCCGCGCTGGACACCGTTCAGAAGGACGTGCCCTCCGGCTCGGCTCTCGTGGACGCCGCGGCGCAACTCCAGTCCGTGCGAACACTCTTCCGTAAGGTGGAGTCGGTATCCCTTGAGCCCGCACAGTCGCGGGACTACATCCACCGCCTCGCGAAGGAGCTGTAG
- a CDS encoding ATP-binding protein — MPETGEPTDNHPWDYTLSIPNDPRAVTICRRTLRLILTLHGLPHLTEVAELVATELVTNAVQHTKGPAAIRLRWTSYTLRIGVWDADPTPPEPTTTATAVDESGRGLALVRDCADGWGWYPLGRSQVPGGTGKFIWCELTAAA; from the coding sequence ATGCCAGAAACCGGAGAGCCGACCGACAACCACCCCTGGGACTACACCCTCTCCATCCCCAACGACCCCCGAGCCGTCACGATCTGCCGCCGCACCCTCCGCCTGATCCTCACCCTCCACGGCCTCCCCCACCTCACAGAAGTCGCGGAACTCGTCGCCACCGAGCTGGTCACCAACGCGGTACAGCACACGAAGGGTCCGGCGGCCATACGGCTCCGCTGGACCAGCTACACCCTCCGCATCGGGGTGTGGGACGCGGACCCCACCCCACCGGAACCCACGACAACAGCAACGGCCGTCGACGAGTCCGGCCGAGGCCTGGCCCTCGTACGGGACTGCGCCGACGGCTGGGGTTGGTACCCGCTCGGCCGCTCCCAAGTCCCGGGCGGCACGGGCAAGTTCATCTGGTGCGAACTGACGGCGGCGGCGTGA
- a CDS encoding dioxygenase family protein, giving the protein MTETQGPAHKRNMTRRKVVIAGGAAVAVAGVGGGIAVNAFAGETTTDSTSSSAETCYKLTTETTEGPYYIDADKLRQDITEDEEGIPMTLKLKVIDAETCKPVKNAAVDIWHCTALGVYSGYEAMGSGGAGGGSAPTDAPSGTPTDAPSGTPTGEPPSGAPSGGTGGGHSEPTDDERYLRGTWKTDKHGYVTFKTIFPGWYQGRCVHIHVKVHVDGTWTDAGYEGGHTCHTGQLFFSEKSVLASAEVSPYSTNTTTRTTLTEDTIYPQNGHEGGLLYLKYDKKHMAKGVHAHLTMGVAPDETHDSTDTQAGASASASAS; this is encoded by the coding sequence ATGACTGAGACCCAAGGACCGGCGCACAAACGGAACATGACGCGACGCAAGGTCGTCATCGCGGGTGGAGCGGCCGTAGCGGTCGCGGGCGTGGGCGGCGGAATAGCCGTGAACGCGTTCGCGGGCGAAACGACCACGGACTCCACTTCGTCGAGCGCCGAGACGTGTTACAAGCTCACCACGGAGACCACCGAGGGCCCGTACTACATCGACGCGGACAAGCTCCGTCAGGACATCACCGAGGACGAGGAGGGCATTCCGATGACCCTCAAGCTCAAGGTGATCGACGCGGAGACCTGCAAGCCCGTCAAGAACGCGGCCGTCGACATCTGGCACTGCACGGCGCTCGGCGTGTACTCCGGCTACGAGGCGATGGGCAGCGGCGGAGCCGGCGGCGGCAGCGCCCCGACCGACGCGCCGTCCGGTACTCCCACGGACGCCCCCTCCGGCACCCCCACCGGCGAGCCCCCGTCGGGCGCGCCCTCCGGCGGCACCGGCGGCGGCCACTCCGAGCCCACCGATGACGAGCGTTACCTGCGCGGCACCTGGAAGACCGACAAGCACGGCTACGTCACCTTCAAGACGATCTTCCCGGGCTGGTACCAGGGCCGCTGCGTCCACATCCACGTGAAGGTCCACGTGGACGGCACCTGGACCGACGCGGGCTACGAGGGCGGCCACACCTGCCACACCGGCCAGCTCTTCTTCTCCGAGAAGTCGGTCCTGGCGTCGGCGGAGGTGTCCCCGTACTCCACGAACACCACCACCCGCACCACCCTCACCGAGGACACGATCTACCCCCAGAACGGCCACGAGGGCGGGCTGCTCTACCTCAAGTACGACAAGAAGCACATGGCCAAGGGCGTCCACGCCCACCTGACCATGGGCGTCGCGCCGGACGAGACGCACGACAGCACGGATACGCAGGCGGGCGCTTCGGCGTCGGCTTCGGCCAGCTGA
- a CDS encoding intradiol ring-cleavage dioxygenase: protein MTDTPQQAMTERELTRRKVVVAGGATVAAAGLAVGLGANAFAGDKSPGAPKGAPTEACYVLTTETTEGPYYIDADKIRQDITEDEEGIPLTLTLKVIDAKTCRPVRNAAVDIWHCSALGVYSGYEGMGNGGGGAPPSGDPSATPTDVPTGPPPSGGPGGGGGGHQEPTDDERYLRGTWRTDKHGHVTFRTVFPGWYRGRCVHIHVKVHVDGTWTDAGYEGGHACHTGQLFFDEESVLASAEVEPYSTNTATRTTLDEDTIYPDNGAEGGLLHLRYDKRHIARGVHAHLTMGVAPDETHDTTDTQPSASASASASAS, encoded by the coding sequence ATGACTGACACCCCCCAACAGGCAATGACAGAACGGGAATTGACGCGCCGCAAGGTCGTCGTAGCTGGTGGCGCGACGGTCGCGGCCGCGGGTCTGGCCGTCGGCCTGGGCGCGAACGCCTTCGCGGGCGACAAGAGCCCGGGCGCACCCAAGGGCGCGCCCACCGAAGCGTGCTACGTCCTGACCACGGAGACCACCGAGGGCCCGTACTACATCGACGCGGACAAGATCCGCCAGGACATCACCGAGGACGAGGAGGGCATCCCCCTCACCCTCACGCTCAAGGTGATCGACGCGAAGACCTGCAGACCGGTACGGAACGCCGCCGTCGACATCTGGCACTGCTCGGCGCTGGGTGTCTACTCGGGCTACGAGGGCATGGGCAACGGAGGTGGCGGCGCCCCGCCGTCCGGCGACCCCTCGGCCACACCCACGGACGTGCCCACCGGCCCGCCCCCGTCGGGCGGTCCCGGCGGGGGAGGCGGCGGCCACCAGGAGCCGACCGACGACGAGCGCTATCTGCGCGGCACATGGCGGACGGACAAGCACGGTCACGTGACCTTCAGGACGGTCTTCCCGGGCTGGTACCGGGGCCGCTGCGTGCACATCCACGTGAAGGTCCACGTGGACGGCACCTGGACGGACGCGGGGTACGAGGGCGGCCACGCCTGCCACACGGGCCAGCTGTTCTTCGACGAGGAGTCGGTGCTGGCCTCCGCCGAGGTGGAGCCGTACTCGACGAACACCGCCACCCGGACGACCCTCGACGAGGACACGATCTACCCGGACAACGGCGCCGAGGGCGGCCTGCTCCACCTCAGGTACGACAAGAGGCACATCGCCCGGGGTGTCCACGCCCACCTGACGATGGGTGTGGCCCCCGACGAGACCCACGACACCACGGACACGCAGCCGAGCGCGTCTGCGTCGGCGTCAGCTTCGGCGTCGTAG